The DNA segment ATCTGCAAGTGCTGGGCATATCAGCCGCTGATATTGATTCGCGGCTGTTTGAGAAGGTCGGATCTATGTACGAACAGATACAGGATCACCAGGAGGCGAATCAGTATTACAACGAGGCGTATCGCATCAACATGAGCGACATTAATATTGCCAGCTCCATTGGTTCCTACTACATTAAGTTGCAGGCCACGGAGAAGGCGCTGTATTACTATGAGCGCGCTGTTCTCGCCGATCCGAATGATCCCAATCTGATGCTGCGCATTGCCAGCTGCTTCCGGAACTCGTATCTGCCGCCAAAGCAGTATCTGGGCATGTTCGAGAAGATCTATGCGCGGTTTCCGGACAACTTGACGTGTGTGCGTGCCCTCATGCAGGTGACCAAGTCTTTGGGCATGAGCGAGCTGCATGAACGCTATGGCCAGGACTACGCTCGACTTCATAAACAGCTGCAGGAGCGACAGAACGAACAACGGTATCAGCAGCAACGATTATCCTCAGCCACCTCGGGCAGGGGAAGCAGTCGCCTTCGAAGTAAGTCGCCTCTTAGAAATGTATCTTGCTCTCATTGTTGATATCCTGTTCTGTATACTCAGCTCTGAGGCCATCTAATGAGGAGCGTCTGGCAGAGAACAATGATATATCTACAAATCTCACGGCGAACAGTTCCACGGGCTACAATGGCGATCAGTTTCTACAGAGCGCTAACTCCTATTCGGGTAAGCCAGAAACTCCTCACAATTTGTGTTACTTAACTAACCATATCGATTTATAGTAAAACAGCATGTGGATCCTCTGGGTCCTCCAGCTGAACGTCCTCGCACGGGAATGTACCGAGCTCAACAGAGCAATGACTCCGACGACGATGCGGAAATTAACGCCGAAAGTCTATTgcctatttaatttttgttattactcGCTTACTACGGCAActacatatatagtaaataaataaattacaatgcTACTTAAATgtacaattattttcaaatacattaATGTTGTTTGAAATTCATCTTAATATTCAAGCAGTTGCACTGCTTTGATGCTGCGAAGCAGCTTTCTTTGCACTGCTTACACACAAAAGTCGTATCTGAATTTTGGTTTATGATTTATTACGGATCAAAGgcaaataatacataatttgttgtttatttataaccggtttacaatttaaaatcatcaatatatattttttttgtttaaaattttactGTCATTTACTTTACTACCAATACCTGCCTCAGCGTCGGTTTCTATAAGAATTTTCGCTCGTTCGTTTTCACCTATGCCACGCTCATTAGATTTACGCGATTAATTGAGTACTATGTATGCATGGGTGTTCTATTGTTTAAATACGCATATATgaattaattgatttgttgtcGTGAAGTGTGTGTATGGTAAAAAGATTCCATTTAATAGATAAATTGGggaatttaaagtaaatataagtGTAGGTCagccacatacatatacacagaCAGATTaatgtttttgatattttcgtcatttcttttccttttctcCTACTCGCTTTCTATGAAGCGCGTTATAAATTTAgacgaaagcaaaacaaaacgaaagagGTTTAAGAACCGTTACAAAATAGGCAATACACAAGAAATGTCGaaaagtttttagtttttacaGTGCCTGCCAATTACAAAATCAATCTTACAACTCTCTCTGATTCAAACGCACTATCCACCCCACTGCCTTTTTGCCTTGCACACTCGTactcatatttatatatatgtatgtcttCTCAATCTCTATCCGCATCACTTCTCTCCTCAATGCtttcataattcatttaaaagctCATGTAGCCGCGCGAGGTGGAACGACGACGCGCGCACAGATACGAAATTAGAACGACGACTATCAATGCAGCTAGGGCAATGCCCACAGCAATGGGCACAACGTCGGAGGTCTCGGAGCTATCGCAATCGTGAACCGTCGAGAAACCGGTAGTGTTGGATGTGCGGAATGCCTCAACTTGCACATGGCTGACACTGATGTAGCCAATGGCGCCACTTCCGTCAATTGTCTCCGTCATGTTGAGCTGCTGGGCGCGAGTGCAGTGATAGGACATCTTCTCGGGCGTCTTGAAGTCCGTGTTCTGGCTCACGTGAATCAACTGAATAGTTTGATTCTCTGCAAAGTGCGATTGAATAATTACCAAAAATAATCTATAAGCAAATCAGCAATATCAGCTAATTACCCTTTGCATCGGGGAAATCGTCAGAAGGCACCGTCATGTCCACCTTGAGCAAAGTGAGAGCAACAGTTTGATTCTTCTTTTCCAATTGCAATACCAAAATTTGTGGAGAGACGTCGGGACCCCAATGGAGTTGCATGGACTGAGTGGTCTGGCTGTCGCAATAGCAGTGATCCATTGAGGCACGGCTGGGGATGTTGTACAATCCTTGGGTCTTGTTGCCGCCTGAAGAAGAATTCAAGTTGATTACAggtttattcaataaaattcattcaatGCATGCACTCACTCTTCGTCTCGTAGGTAAAGTTCAATTGAGCGGCCATGGTGAGCATAATGCATGAGCAGTTCCATGTGCCCACCGCTGGAGGGGCTGGCTGTGGTTTGGGGGTGGTGGTCGTCACTGGAGCTGCGGTCGTTGTGTTCGGGGCCGAAGTAGTAGTAGTCGGCGGTGCAACAGTtgtggttgtttttgttgtagtagtagtaggtGACGGTTCAAAAGTTGTGGACGTTGTAGTAATTTTTGGCGTGATAGTTGTCTCGGGTGCAATTGTTTCTTTTGCGTTATCATTCGCCACGGGGAGATCAGCATTCTTCAGGCTAAAAGACTGCGATTGCGAAAAGACTGCAACAAAAGAgagtatacaaataaatatttgaactttttatCTACTATATGTTTGTCAATAGCTGCTTGAGTAAATGAGCTTAAACCAAACAATCTGGTTATTTATCTGGTTATTACACTCAGTCTTTATATAAACTaatatatacactttatatactataatatacatatacacactaaaatcaaaacgcaaaaaaaaacctaagCTTACACGAGTTTCTATTGCCTGTGCCATatgtacaaatttaatataattatcgTGTTccaatgaaatatatttttccgCTTTGTATCTATCGCTCTTCCCTTCCCCCGTCCCTTCTCTGGCTATCGAGAATCCGAGTCGCCGTTGTCGATGGGTCCGCGGTTGAGTCATTACGTactgtaaatatttgcacattcGACAACTGATAACCAAATAACCAGAAAGCGTTGAACAATGAACATGGGTGAAAGAGCGTGGGGAGAGGGCAATAATTGACACATATTAAAGAAGAAAATCGGTCATTTAGATAATGAAGAAAAGGCTTCAAAGTAGACTTGAGATGCAGATGCAAAAGTGAAGAGGCTGCATAAATCACATGATTCATTAAAGCGACAAACAACCAAATGAAAGATTCATTCACATTTTGCACTCGAACTCGGACTATTTCCGTGCGATAAGAAACAATTGCGATCTGAAATACGCCCCACAGTCAAAAAATACTCTTCTTTCAATTGAATGCAGTCTGTTTGTTTGGTTGTGCTTTCAGTTTGTTGATcagaatataatttttgttttacctTTGTAgtaaaagttttgcaacgcAGCCATTTTTGATTATGACTCAACGCGGCTTAATTATATGCtaagcttttgttgttgccagagCTTGTGTATTATTCTCGTTTCTGGACTCTGCACCTACATATCATCGGacactgtctctctctctctctctgtgtctctctttttcccagaaacacacacagacaataGTTTGCGGTTTAACTAAAACACGCCTCTCTCCACCCTCCGTTCTAGTTCAATGCTACTGCAACACGGCCCAGAGAGATGACCTTTAAATGCAAGTTTAgcagcaaataacaaataaccaGACAGACTTACAGACTGCGAACAGGGAAAGAAACTgacaactactacaacaacaattttcaggCGTCACAAAGAATTTTCTGGGAAAATGCAGAAAGCTAATAAGATTTATTTGGCTTTTGCATGCAAGAGTAGTATGTGAAACAAGCGTCTAATTAAAGTTAGTGCACAGTAAGTGCTGCCAATCTACATGATTTGCAGTGCAAGTGATGCCAATCTTGATGAATGTAACAGGCGTTACAATTTGAATGTTTAGTCATGTACGATTATTAAATAGAATTGTGTAATGACGCATTGATTTCTGAACTGACTTTAGTAGGTAAATTTTTTAGTGTCTCGGTTGTCGAGCAATAAAAACTATTCATAAGTTTGTCAGATTTATAAATGAACATAATgggatataaatatatagtgaAGTGTAACGAATCTTATCAGCAGTATTGTGATTTTCCACAGCAAAACAAGTACAAATGAACTCTAATATGTAACGATTACACAAATTGGCGTCTTTGTTTGAAGAAAGatcgcaaatatttacaaatcaataaattttccTTAAGCAATCTATATGTGCAGCTTTGGGAATTAAGTGAAAACTGATCTGATCTGAAAATGTCATGTGTTATTGTTTAGTTACATACGACATGAGGGCTACATTTTTGAGTCAGCAGAAGCAAACTAACAACTAAACATTTAATACTTCTTTGTTTTGAgggatttttaattaaatcagcGCGGAATTATTAAATAAGCACTTGGGTAACAGATaggagaaagaaaaacaagtgtGAGAGGAAATTACTctcgaaatgcaaataaattggaatAAAGCGTTGttgttaagcaaataaatttattgtagtTAATGCCGAAGCACAAACGAGCGAAAATAACGCAAAGAATGAAGTGAAAAGAGCAAGAAAGCAAGTGAGAAATTGAATATGCCTGCATGTAATAGTAAGAgtagaaaatattcatatgtatttgtaatgCAGCTGAAAGGGGACAGTGGCGTAGAGCGGGGCGTATGCGGGATGCTGCCGGCAgaacaaacaagcaacaagagACCCAGAGGCGGATACgaagaaaatcaaattactTTATCTGTCACTGCTCTATGCAGGTagaacaataaaaacatttgttgGTTAGATATGTAAGTACATAAtcaacatacatatgtacataagtgcGTATCAGAACGCATTCATATGTATGCATCCACGAAGAGTGAGGGAGGCAGAGTTACAGCCGCAGTGGGCTGACTGCAATTTGCCTTGTCTTTGCTGCTGGAACGGTACTAAGCCACCAtcttgttattagattttacGTTTGCGCCGTGTCCTACAGCACTTAAGCAACCGCAAAGTGTCACAAAAAAACCACATAAATGTCAACGCACCGCAGAAAATGGTGAAATATCTTTATACCCGTACATATGCataagtgcaaaatatattaattattttatatgtgatttagttgtttttttaacAGCCCTTGCAGataaaaaccacaacaacaatccaTTGAACGGGTTACGTGTGTGCGAGCGAGAGGCCAATATGggaagaataaaaaaaaacaaattaaattgcgatgagcaagcaaaagcaaattgaaCAAAGGCTGTCCGCAACTTTTGCAATCGTCATACGAGTAGTGGACGAGGGGGAAACACACTGCAGTCGAGTAGTTAAAGTTTACTCACCAGAGCTGCTCAATAGGAGCAATGCAGTGCAGAATAGGATTTTATGTCTAAACATCTTGAATTTGACAATTGTCTAGCTTTCGGTTCGTGCACAGCGTATtcgtattatattaattaatgatagtttaacaaaattttaacTCTTTTTAGCTGCTGTACGTCGGATATATCAGACgtattttttgctgctgtgaGCAGTCCACTTTTTTTATTGCGCACaacgaaaaatgaaatgacattaaataaaactagTGTTGGGTTGTTCGTCAGCTGTGAGAAACAGTGTGACCATTTATCGAAATTCACAATATACTTTTCactctaaaatatacttactTCGCAATTTATTAACTTGGTCCCATTCAGTTGGTGATGGgttaattttgcaaaatcGATTAAAATTGGCGCGAGGCTCAAACGTGGTTTTCTATTTATACCTGCTACGCATAAGGTATAAGGGTATGTTAACTTTGTGCCTACAGGAAATGTTTTTAACAAACAAGAGGTGGTATCATGATCAAGGTCACCAGCAGAGACGATGTAGCCGAGattaagatatatttttttttcgatagcaCTTGTTTGTATGATTGCCGGCAgatcaattttgtttcaaattttaaatcgaaaaaaatcgAACAACATGCGTAATATTGAAGCTAgatttttgtatacataatattgactatagtatttaagattcctgaaaatttgtttgcgatcaaatacaaattttccaagttatttaagaaatactttcgtATGTGTAATAACGCTTTCTTACTAGGGGCTTTGGCTGACagtttggtatatacataattatattaaaatttgcgGTTTTTACTTATTCCAACTTGATGTGAAACTTGTAAAGCCAGACCCATTAAAAATCAAGTGTCGATAGCATTCGAAATATATGttgaatatatacaattttttacgCTGAAAGATAaaatgcatatgtacatatgtatattcagaAATAATAACTTCAGGTTTTTTGAATAATAGatttctcttgtttttttttattctctcagccatattaaattaatttgtattttatacatagatatattcatataaaaataattcttcaTCATTGATCAGctaagtattaaatatactcATATAATAGATTTTACGCTACTAAACAACACCCTAACCTAAAACAAAGTATtgcatatatgaaaaatatatgcatacacatatcTCTAATATgcaattgtatataatataagtatatgtctgtatattaaaatatagatAACCAACAAACTGACTGTACGTactacgtacatatatatagtacttatAGCATAATGTTTTGAGCAAATCATCTGactttacatacatatcttTTCACTTCGTTTCTGTTCACTTACTtcacttcaattcaattcaaatcaTTTCACTTCGCataatcaaatacaaaaatagatTGCAATTGTGTGTTTACATATTAAgcaacaatttccaaaataccTACTTAAGATCTAGTAAAAAGGTATCAAAAAGTTCAAGGCAATAACAATTAAGTAAGCTTTGTATTTAGGCACTTAGCAGTTAGCAAGAGGGGGCTCTGATTATCATTGGAGGGAAAACCGGGTTTGGGAGACAGTAAGCGAGTTAAAGAAGGGGAGAGGGGACTGGAGGTGGAGTAGTTTTACGGTAGCTAAGCTTATTGCACCAGTTAATAGCCCGTT comes from the Drosophila sulfurigaster albostrigata strain 15112-1811.04 chromosome 2L, ASM2355843v2, whole genome shotgun sequence genome and includes:
- the LOC133838162 gene encoding lysosome-associated membrane glycoprotein 1, which translates into the protein MFRHKILFCTALLLLSSSVFSQSQSFSLKNADLPVANDNAKETIAPETTITPKITTTSTTFEPSPTTTTTKTTTTVAPPTTTTSAPNTTTAAPVTTTTPKPQPAPPAVGTWNCSCIMLTMAAQLNFTYETKSGNKTQGLYNIPSRASMDHCYCDSQTTQSMQLHWGPDVSPQILVLQLEKKNQTVALTLLKVDMTVPSDDFPDAKENQTIQLIHVSQNTDFKTPEKMSYHCTRAQQLNMTETIDGSGAIGYISVSHVQVEAFRTSNTTGFSTVHDCDSSETSDVVPIAVGIALAALIVVVLISYLCARRRSTSRGYMSF